Proteins encoded within one genomic window of uncultured Desulfobacter sp.:
- a CDS encoding DUF3467 domain-containing protein, producing the protein MEQKQEKETKKKEEEEAKPAAQTLRWDDSKMTSTYANVCNVFSTREEVTLLFGTNQTWHGAQQELTVQLSDRIILNPFTAKRLSMMLNNVIKEYESRFGELKIDGK; encoded by the coding sequence GTGGAGCAGAAACAGGAAAAAGAGACAAAGAAGAAAGAGGAAGAAGAGGCAAAACCCGCAGCACAGACATTACGTTGGGACGATTCAAAAATGACCAGTACATATGCCAATGTATGTAATGTGTTCAGCACAAGAGAAGAGGTAACCCTGCTCTTCGGTACAAATCAGACCTGGCATGGTGCTCAACAGGAGTTGACGGTCCAGCTGTCCGACCGCATCATCCTGAATCCTTTTACCGCAAAAAGACTTTCCATGATGCTGAACAATGTCATCAAAGAATATGAATCGCGTTTCGGCGAATTAAAGATTGACGGCAAGTAA
- a CDS encoding efflux RND transporter periplasmic adaptor subunit gives MNLDETMTFQPRIDSRLWNELTQADEREEYCRCWLAIQCSMLANVRRAIIVLSDPEKETFTPRAMWPEQGKNSGRLTEVAERVLEEQCGLLVELEDEEIGSGSNGPTYGMAYPIFTDGRFYGLVALEISANSEDHIKRTMDQLQWGASWMEVLLWREKNKESTAAFDRLKASVDMLADVLSEENLTGASLAFVTELATRLECDRISLGFVKNKRVKIQAVSHSSRIADNMNLIRRIAQAMEEAVTQGQVVFYPPRQNQNRIVRDHDALFRQHGAANILTIPCYDKDRYTGVITLERSKTEPFTDFDAIYGKSIASLILPVLEIMGKTERSILRRFWDGLRDQVKKIIGPENTGKKLIVLLMICLAVFFYTKEGDYKISAKTVLEGAVKRVTVSPFEGYIKGAYVKAGDFIKKDATMCVLDDREYRLERLNWISKTAQYQKQYQEALAKHERAEAKIIKAQLNQAAARLELAESQLERTIIRSPFEGLVLNGDLSQRLGGSVSKGEILFEVAPLDNYRIILEVDERRIADVSEGQKGQMILSALPNGDVNFIVEKITPITRAGDGLNYFRVEAKPSVVLDRMRPGMEGIGKIYVDRRNLFSIWTRNIREWFKIKFWEYLT, from the coding sequence ATGAATCTTGACGAAACAATGACGTTTCAACCCCGGATAGACAGCCGATTATGGAACGAATTGACCCAAGCGGATGAAAGGGAAGAGTATTGCCGATGCTGGCTGGCCATTCAATGTTCAATGCTTGCTAATGTGCGACGGGCAATTATTGTCTTATCTGATCCTGAAAAAGAGACATTCACCCCCCGGGCCATGTGGCCGGAGCAAGGCAAAAATTCGGGAAGACTGACAGAGGTTGCGGAACGCGTCCTCGAAGAACAGTGTGGTCTTCTTGTTGAGTTGGAAGATGAAGAAATCGGTTCAGGTTCCAACGGCCCGACCTACGGCATGGCATATCCCATATTCACGGACGGACGGTTTTACGGCCTTGTCGCCCTTGAAATATCGGCAAATTCAGAAGACCACATAAAACGTACAATGGATCAGTTACAGTGGGGTGCCTCATGGATGGAAGTCCTGCTGTGGAGAGAAAAAAACAAGGAATCAACAGCCGCCTTTGACAGGCTCAAGGCCTCCGTCGACATGCTGGCGGATGTGTTGTCCGAAGAAAATTTGACAGGTGCGTCACTGGCCTTTGTCACGGAACTTGCCACACGCCTTGAATGTGACAGAATCAGTCTCGGTTTCGTAAAAAATAAACGCGTAAAAATTCAAGCCGTATCCCACAGCAGCCGCATTGCAGACAATATGAACCTTATCCGCCGTATTGCTCAGGCAATGGAAGAAGCGGTTACCCAGGGGCAAGTTGTCTTTTACCCGCCCCGTCAGAACCAAAACAGAATCGTCAGGGACCATGACGCCCTATTCCGACAACATGGTGCAGCAAATATTCTCACCATCCCCTGCTATGATAAAGACAGGTACACCGGCGTGATCACCCTGGAAAGATCAAAAACAGAACCGTTTACCGACTTTGATGCAATATACGGTAAAAGTATTGCATCATTGATACTGCCCGTGCTGGAAATAATGGGCAAAACCGAGCGATCAATCCTCCGCAGGTTTTGGGACGGCCTCCGGGACCAAGTTAAAAAAATCATAGGACCTGAAAACACAGGCAAAAAACTGATCGTTCTTCTCATGATCTGCCTGGCCGTTTTTTTCTACACCAAAGAGGGTGACTACAAAATCTCCGCCAAAACGGTTCTTGAGGGCGCGGTAAAAAGGGTAACGGTTTCACCCTTTGAGGGGTATATCAAGGGCGCATATGTCAAAGCAGGGGATTTTATAAAAAAAGACGCGACCATGTGCGTGCTCGATGACCGGGAGTACCGCCTTGAGCGGCTCAACTGGATAAGTAAAACCGCCCAGTATCAAAAACAGTATCAAGAAGCTTTAGCCAAACACGAAAGAGCCGAGGCAAAGATCATCAAAGCCCAGCTTAACCAGGCGGCGGCACGCCTGGAACTTGCGGAAAGTCAGCTGGAAAGAACCATTATCAGGTCTCCTTTTGAAGGGCTTGTGCTCAACGGAGACCTGAGCCAGAGGCTTGGCGGATCGGTTTCCAAGGGAGAAATTTTGTTTGAGGTCGCGCCCCTTGATAACTACAGAATTATTCTCGAGGTGGATGAACGCCGTATTGCAGACGTCTCTGAAGGTCAAAAGGGGCAGATGATTCTGTCTGCACTCCCCAATGGAGACGTCAACTTTATCGTTGAAAAAATCACGCCGATTACACGAGCCGGAGACGGCCTGAATTACTTCAGGGTGGAAGCAAAACCGTCGGTCGTCCTTGACCGGATGAGACCCGGTATGGAAGGGATCGGCAAAATATATGTAGACCGGCGCAATCTTTTTTCCATCTGGACAAGAAACATAAGAGAGTGGTTTAAAATCAAATTCTGGGAATACCTGACGTAA
- a CDS encoding peptidase M50, whose amino-acid sequence MSYSLFSESWYRVSGLKPRLRSHAQIHHHVYRGRNWYILQDHSTGTFHRFSKEAYHIIGLMDGSNALGKIWETACENLGDDMPSQDEVISLLSQLYQVDVLQSDIPPDISDLYERHKRLKKKDMINRLKSPLSITLPLIDPEKFLEKTKALVGPVFSKTGLIFFTTILIVAIYLAGSHWNELTGNLADRILALENVVLLWLVYPVIKTIHEFSHAYTVKHWGGEVHEMGVMFLVFMPIPYVDASASSAFNERYKRVMVGAAGILAELFLASLAVIVWVNVEPGVVRALAFNVMIISGISTILFNGNPLLRFDAYYVLSDLIEIPNLGTRSTNYINYLLQKYLLNIENVQNPVSAKGEAGWFIVYGLASFVYRMLIMVRIAVFVAGKFFIIGIAFAVWGLFGMLVTPLVKIFKFLFTSPVMERKKGRAITVLTCAVTMIFIGLFIIPFPLSTITEGVLWAPEKSRLYAGTDGFITKIATISGTRVKENTPLIMCANSELESMKKELEYSLEEYQLRYDLAKTRDRTETKVIEEEIRRISSELKDVDENLQNLIIKSPTEGIFLLPDAENLPGLFVRRGEQTGFVVDFKRITVMTVVSQKDIDNIRNRTKNVEAVLAGKPDKVYAAYVEREVPAASRELPSLALSIEGGGTIALDPFAGDDLKSFEQLFHFEVKIERADFTTIGERVLLKFNHGTEPLYFRIYRSVRRTFLSKFSV is encoded by the coding sequence ATGAGCTATTCTCTATTCAGTGAATCCTGGTATAGAGTATCCGGGCTGAAACCCAGGCTGCGCAGCCATGCCCAGATCCACCACCACGTATACCGGGGAAGAAACTGGTATATTCTCCAGGATCACTCCACGGGCACGTTTCATAGATTCTCCAAGGAAGCATACCATATTATCGGCCTGATGGATGGAAGCAATGCTCTTGGGAAAATCTGGGAAACGGCATGTGAAAACCTTGGCGACGACATGCCGTCACAAGATGAAGTGATATCCCTTTTGTCCCAGCTTTATCAGGTGGACGTGCTACAGTCCGATATCCCGCCGGATATTTCGGATCTGTATGAGCGGCACAAGCGACTTAAAAAAAAGGATATGATCAACCGCCTGAAATCACCGCTTTCCATAACACTGCCGTTGATAGACCCGGAAAAGTTCCTGGAAAAGACCAAAGCACTGGTGGGTCCCGTATTCAGCAAAACAGGATTGATTTTCTTTACAACGATTTTAATCGTCGCCATTTACCTTGCCGGCAGTCACTGGAATGAGCTTACCGGCAACCTGGCCGACAGGATCCTTGCCCTTGAAAATGTCGTGTTGCTCTGGCTTGTCTATCCGGTCATCAAAACCATCCATGAATTTTCCCATGCCTATACCGTTAAGCACTGGGGAGGAGAAGTGCATGAAATGGGCGTGATGTTCCTTGTGTTTATGCCGATCCCTTACGTTGACGCATCAGCGTCTTCCGCCTTTAACGAACGCTACAAGAGGGTCATGGTCGGGGCCGCAGGTATTCTTGCAGAATTATTTCTGGCCTCACTGGCCGTCATCGTGTGGGTCAATGTTGAGCCTGGCGTGGTAAGGGCCTTAGCCTTTAACGTCATGATCATCTCCGGCATATCAACGATCCTGTTCAACGGAAACCCACTGCTGCGTTTTGATGCCTATTATGTACTTTCGGACCTCATTGAGATCCCCAATCTGGGGACGCGGTCCACCAATTATATCAATTACCTTTTACAAAAATACCTGCTTAATATAGAAAATGTCCAAAATCCGGTATCTGCCAAAGGCGAGGCAGGATGGTTTATTGTTTACGGTCTTGCGTCGTTTGTTTATAGAATGTTAATAATGGTCCGGATTGCCGTTTTTGTTGCCGGTAAATTCTTTATAATCGGCATAGCCTTTGCCGTTTGGGGGCTGTTCGGAATGCTTGTTACGCCTTTGGTCAAAATATTTAAATTTTTGTTTACCAGTCCTGTGATGGAACGAAAAAAAGGTCGGGCCATAACTGTTTTAACATGCGCTGTCACCATGATTTTTATAGGCTTGTTCATCATCCCCTTTCCATTGTCTACCATAACGGAAGGCGTGCTGTGGGCACCTGAGAAATCCCGGCTCTATGCCGGTACGGATGGTTTTATCACAAAAATTGCGACGATTTCAGGTACCCGGGTTAAGGAAAACACACCATTGATCATGTGCGCAAACAGCGAGCTTGAATCCATGAAAAAGGAACTTGAATATAGCCTTGAAGAGTATCAATTACGGTACGATCTGGCAAAAACAAGGGACAGGACGGAAACAAAGGTTATTGAAGAGGAAATCCGGCGAATTTCATCTGAGTTGAAAGATGTTGATGAAAACCTTCAGAACCTTATAATAAAAAGCCCCACTGAAGGTATCTTTCTTCTCCCTGATGCTGAGAATTTACCCGGTCTTTTTGTAAGACGCGGCGAACAAACAGGTTTTGTGGTCGATTTTAAAAGAATTACGGTGATGACCGTTGTATCCCAAAAGGATATAGACAATATCCGAAACCGAACAAAAAATGTTGAAGCGGTACTGGCCGGCAAACCGGATAAGGTTTATGCCGCATACGTAGAAAGAGAAGTGCCGGCCGCCTCACGAGAACTTCCCAGTCTTGCACTCAGCATTGAAGGTGGCGGAACAATAGCCCTGGACCCGTTTGCCGGAGACGACTTAAAATCCTTTGAGCAACTGTTTCATTTTGAGGTAAAAATAGAAAGAGCTGATTTTACCACGATTGGCGAACGGGTATTGCTAAAATTCAATCACGGTACCGAACCCCTCTACTTTAGAATATACCGCAGTGTAAGACGGACTTTTCTAAGTAAATTCAGCGTATAG
- a CDS encoding preprotein translocase subunit SecA, producing the protein MSAQFTHPPPPSHIFRPEKGDRNPGFLDSLYRNISISASSRFKLRGNWINQFTKKVDDLSRPLEGLSINDLGKKAEEVKRLFLKNGRTMENNAKSFAIIRELSDKILGLRHFNTQLAGARILLEGMIAEMETGEGKTLTATLAAGTVAMAGVPVHVITVNDYLTERDAQWTRPLYEAMGLTTGFVIHGMTPAQRREAYSKDIVYCTNKELVFDYLKDLLTLEKRRTHLRLHAECLYHGDQRIKKLLLRGLHYAIVDEADSVLIDEARTPLIISGKNEAGPDEQKFFRQAVDLAKRLEVNTHYIIQKSEHKIKLTLSGEKKVKKQCADFGPLWRGKIRRIEVVRLALSAIHLFKKDEQYMVRQGKVQIIDEFTGRVMPDRSYEKGLHQLIEIKENCEITKQSTVLARISYQRFFRRYLKLSGMTGTAREVKKELLSVYGLFAVTLPTYRQKKRKAIPDTIFSTQQQKWDEVANRIETLNKQGRPVLVGTHSVAASEWTGTLLAQKGLSFRLLNAKQDKEEADIIAQAGMAGNITIATNMAGRGVDIKIEKKVVERDGLHVIITERHDAGRIDRQLAGRCARMGDPGSFEAILSLEDAVFEKNGKNLLRWAALRYPLKKSWVWRFLSKQAILRAQKKIEHMHARMRKNLLEEDARRGNMLSFSGRSE; encoded by the coding sequence ATGTCGGCGCAATTTACCCACCCCCCTCCCCCATCCCACATTTTCCGGCCCGAAAAGGGCGATCGGAATCCGGGGTTCCTTGATTCCCTATACAGGAACATCTCTATTTCAGCATCCTCCCGTTTTAAACTCCGGGGAAACTGGATCAATCAATTTACAAAAAAGGTGGATGATTTGTCCCGGCCGCTTGAAGGGTTATCCATTAATGATCTGGGAAAAAAGGCCGAAGAAGTGAAGCGGCTGTTTTTGAAAAATGGCCGGACCATGGAAAATAATGCCAAGTCATTTGCGATTATAAGGGAACTGTCTGATAAAATATTGGGGCTCAGGCACTTTAACACCCAGCTTGCCGGAGCCAGAATTCTGCTGGAAGGTATGATCGCCGAAATGGAGACAGGGGAAGGAAAAACCTTGACCGCAACCCTTGCTGCAGGAACTGTGGCCATGGCAGGTGTTCCTGTTCACGTGATCACGGTAAATGATTACCTGACCGAACGCGATGCCCAGTGGACCCGCCCGCTTTACGAGGCCATGGGGCTGACAACAGGGTTTGTTATACATGGGATGACCCCGGCACAACGGCGTGAGGCGTATTCAAAAGATATTGTCTACTGCACCAACAAAGAACTTGTTTTTGATTATCTCAAAGATTTACTCACACTTGAAAAGCGAAGAACCCATTTACGCCTCCATGCGGAATGCCTGTACCACGGTGATCAGCGTATCAAAAAACTTTTGCTCAGAGGACTTCATTATGCCATTGTTGATGAAGCGGACAGTGTGCTCATTGATGAAGCAAGGACGCCGCTCATTATATCAGGCAAGAACGAAGCCGGCCCCGATGAACAAAAATTTTTCAGGCAGGCGGTTGATCTTGCTAAGCGCCTTGAGGTCAATACTCACTATATCATCCAAAAATCCGAGCATAAGATAAAACTGACACTGTCAGGCGAAAAAAAAGTAAAGAAACAGTGCGCTGACTTCGGGCCGTTATGGCGGGGAAAGATCAGAAGAATAGAGGTTGTGCGTCTGGCCCTTTCGGCAATTCACCTGTTCAAAAAAGATGAACAATACATGGTTCGCCAAGGCAAGGTCCAGATTATCGATGAGTTTACCGGACGAGTGATGCCCGACAGGTCATATGAAAAGGGGCTGCATCAGTTGATAGAAATAAAGGAGAACTGTGAAATAACAAAGCAGTCAACAGTGCTTGCACGGATAAGCTACCAGAGATTTTTCAGAAGATATCTTAAACTGTCGGGGATGACCGGTACGGCAAGGGAGGTTAAAAAAGAATTATTGTCTGTTTACGGACTTTTTGCCGTCACATTGCCTACCTATAGGCAGAAAAAAAGAAAAGCGATTCCCGATACAATATTTAGCACGCAACAGCAAAAATGGGATGAGGTTGCAAACAGGATTGAAACGCTTAATAAACAGGGGCGCCCCGTACTTGTGGGTACACACTCGGTTGCGGCCAGTGAATGGACAGGAACGCTGCTGGCACAAAAGGGCCTTAGTTTCAGGCTTCTTAATGCAAAACAGGACAAAGAAGAGGCAGACATCATCGCCCAGGCGGGAATGGCTGGAAACATCACCATTGCCACAAATATGGCAGGGCGCGGTGTGGATATAAAAATTGAAAAAAAGGTTGTAGAACGTGACGGGCTGCATGTTATCATCACAGAGCGTCATGATGCAGGCAGAATCGACAGACAGCTTGCAGGGCGATGCGCACGAATGGGTGATCCGGGGAGCTTTGAGGCAATATTGTCCCTTGAAGATGCAGTGTTTGAAAAAAACGGAAAAAACCTGCTGAGGTGGGCGGCATTGCGTTATCCCTTAAAAAAATCATGGGTGTGGAGATTTTTATCAAAACAGGCTATCCTGCGGGCCCAAAAAAAGATTGAACATATGCATGCACGGATGAGAAAAAACCTGCTTGAAGAGGATGCACGGCGTGGCAACATGCTTTCTTTTTCAGGCCGCTCCGAATAG
- a CDS encoding efflux RND transporter periplasmic adaptor subunit, protein MPSKISLFKICTWFSVFIVMGISTAYAVDSHYEGIIEPSELVRVSSPVEGTLAQVFVDRGGTVRKGQVIATLNSQIEKAAVDLATARVEFSERKVSRNTQLYEKHLVSIHEKDEMITELEIARLQLREAKAKLKIRTLKSPLNGVVVERFLSWGEFVGDDPVMSIAQIDPLYVEVVIPIEEFGKIKKNSSATIKLEFPVSREIKAKVTIVDPVIDAASETFGVRLVLPNPDHSLPAGMKCKVFFHF, encoded by the coding sequence ATGCCCTCAAAGATCTCCTTGTTTAAAATTTGTACATGGTTCTCGGTATTCATTGTTATGGGTATCTCTACTGCCTATGCGGTGGATAGTCATTATGAAGGCATAATAGAACCCAGTGAGCTTGTCAGGGTAAGCAGCCCGGTTGAAGGCACACTTGCCCAGGTGTTTGTTGACCGTGGAGGAACCGTAAGGAAGGGCCAGGTAATTGCCACGCTCAATTCCCAAATCGAAAAGGCGGCTGTTGATCTTGCAACGGCAAGGGTAGAATTCAGCGAAAGAAAGGTCAGCAGAAATACGCAGCTTTATGAAAAGCACCTTGTCTCCATCCATGAAAAGGATGAGATGATAACAGAGCTTGAAATTGCCAGGCTTCAACTAAGGGAAGCCAAGGCAAAGCTGAAAATAAGAACCCTTAAAAGTCCTTTGAATGGTGTGGTTGTTGAGCGCTTTCTATCCTGGGGCGAGTTTGTGGGTGATGATCCTGTCATGTCCATTGCTCAGATTGACCCCCTTTATGTTGAGGTGGTCATACCAATCGAAGAGTTCGGAAAAATCAAAAAAAATTCATCTGCGACCATTAAGCTTGAATTCCCGGTTTCAAGGGAAATAAAGGCAAAAGTAACTATTGTGGACCCAGTAATAGATGCCGCAAGCGAGACATTCGGGGTCAGATTGGTTCTGCCCAACCCGGATCATTCACTTCCTGCGGGAATGAAATGCAAGGTGTTTTTTCACTTCTAA